In one Modestobacter sp. L9-4 genomic region, the following are encoded:
- the allB gene encoding allantoinase AllB has protein sequence MSGSLVVRARRVVLPDGERAAAVHVTDGVVTAVTGFDDAGDAPVTLAEDEVLIPGLVDSHVHVNEPGRTEWEGFASATRAAAAGGVTTIVDMPLNSVPPTVDVEALHVKRQAAEGQVSVDVAFWGGAVPGNASQLTRLLADGAVGVKCFLLDSGVPEFPPLDDAGLRAALTALAEVDGLLIAHCEDDDVIAAAPDPAGTSYPAFLASRPGAAEETAIGRLIAAARDTGARVHVVHLADAGALPMLRAARADGVRITVETCPHYLTFAAEDVPDGDTAFKCCPPIREAHHREALWAALAAGDIDLVVSDHSPCTPELKRLDVGDFGLAWGGIAGLQVTLPAVWTGARARGLGLGDVVRWMTEAPARLTGLTAKGGITVGRDADLVAFAPDEQWRVGALHHRNPVTPYAGRELTGVVRRTWLRGQVVGDDAAPQGRLTRPGGR, from the coding sequence GTGAGCGGGTCGCTGGTGGTCCGGGCGCGCCGGGTGGTGCTTCCCGACGGGGAACGTGCGGCGGCGGTGCACGTCACCGACGGCGTGGTCACCGCGGTCACCGGCTTCGACGACGCCGGTGACGCCCCGGTCACCCTGGCCGAGGACGAGGTGCTGATCCCCGGCCTGGTCGACAGCCACGTGCACGTCAACGAGCCGGGCCGCACCGAGTGGGAGGGCTTCGCCTCCGCGACCCGGGCCGCGGCCGCCGGCGGGGTCACCACGATCGTCGACATGCCGCTCAACTCGGTCCCGCCCACGGTGGACGTGGAGGCGTTGCACGTGAAACGACAGGCGGCCGAGGGGCAGGTCAGCGTCGACGTCGCCTTCTGGGGCGGTGCCGTGCCCGGCAACGCGAGCCAGCTGACCCGGCTGCTCGCCGACGGCGCCGTCGGGGTGAAGTGCTTCCTGCTCGACTCCGGGGTGCCGGAGTTCCCGCCGCTGGACGACGCCGGCCTGCGCGCCGCGCTCACCGCGCTGGCGGAGGTCGACGGGCTGCTCATCGCCCACTGCGAGGACGACGACGTCATCGCCGCGGCCCCCGACCCGGCGGGCACGAGCTACCCGGCGTTCCTGGCCTCCCGCCCGGGTGCAGCGGAGGAGACCGCGATCGGCCGGCTCATCGCCGCCGCCCGGGACACCGGCGCCCGCGTGCACGTCGTCCACCTCGCCGACGCCGGGGCGCTGCCGATGCTGCGGGCGGCGCGGGCCGACGGCGTCCGGATCACCGTGGAGACCTGCCCGCACTACCTGACCTTCGCCGCCGAGGACGTGCCCGACGGCGACACCGCGTTCAAGTGCTGCCCGCCGATCCGGGAGGCACACCACCGCGAGGCGCTGTGGGCGGCGCTGGCGGCCGGCGACATCGACCTGGTGGTCAGCGACCACTCACCGTGCACCCCGGAGCTCAAGCGGCTCGACGTGGGCGACTTCGGGCTGGCCTGGGGTGGGATCGCCGGGCTGCAGGTCACGCTGCCGGCGGTGTGGACGGGTGCCCGGGCGCGGGGGCTGGGGCTCGGTGACGTCGTCCGGTGGATGACGGAGGCGCCGGCCCGGCTCACCGGGCTCACCGCCAAGGGCGGGATCACCGTCGGCCGGGACGCCGACCTGGTGGCGTTCGCCCCCGACGAGCAGTGGCGGGTCGGGGCGCTGCACCACCGCAACCCGGTGACGCCCTACGCCGGCCGGGAGCTGACCGGTGTGGTGCGGCGGACCTGGCTGCGCGGGCAGGTCGTGGGAGACGACGCCGCCCCCCAGGGCCGGTTGACCCGTCCTGGGGGGCGATGA
- the alc gene encoding allantoicase, whose amino-acid sequence MRHAELSPAFVHLPDLARRDLGGAVVAANDEFFAARENLVLPHPAVARTEFGHKGKEYDGWETRRRRTAGHDWAIVRLGAPGIVAGVVVDTAFFTGNFPAQASVEGAAVEGHPSVEELTRADWQPLVPLSDLAGDTANSFAVHSDRRVTHVRLTIHPDGGVARLRVHGTVVPDPRLVDAGPFDLAALENGGQVTGVSNAHYGSPLQLIGRGLARSMGEGWENARRRGPGNDWVDVALACEGVITLAELDTSWFLGNAPGTASLTGRTADGTEVELLPRTRLQPDTRHQFVLDGTTGVSSVRLDVFPDGGMARLRLWGRPTVAGRAALGRRWFDALPDVQALQVLGTLGIDPSEAGRLIGARPLGTDVPDALRPLLGT is encoded by the coding sequence ATGAGACACGCTGAGCTCAGCCCCGCGTTCGTGCACCTGCCCGACCTCGCCCGCCGTGACCTCGGCGGTGCGGTGGTGGCCGCCAACGACGAGTTCTTCGCCGCCCGGGAGAACCTGGTGCTCCCGCACCCGGCCGTCGCGCGCACCGAGTTCGGCCACAAGGGCAAGGAGTACGACGGCTGGGAGACCCGCCGCCGGCGCACCGCGGGCCACGACTGGGCGATCGTGAGGCTCGGCGCCCCGGGGATCGTGGCCGGCGTCGTCGTCGACACCGCCTTCTTCACCGGCAACTTCCCGGCCCAAGCGTCGGTCGAGGGCGCCGCGGTCGAGGGCCACCCCTCGGTCGAGGAGCTCACCCGGGCCGACTGGCAGCCGCTCGTGCCGCTGTCGGACCTCGCCGGTGACACCGCGAACAGCTTCGCCGTCCACTCCGACCGGCGGGTGACGCACGTGCGGCTGACCATCCACCCGGACGGCGGCGTCGCGCGGCTGCGGGTGCACGGCACCGTCGTCCCGGACCCGCGGCTGGTCGACGCCGGCCCGTTCGACCTGGCGGCGCTGGAGAACGGCGGGCAGGTCACCGGGGTCAGCAACGCCCACTACGGCAGCCCGCTGCAGCTGATCGGCCGCGGACTGGCCCGCTCGATGGGCGAGGGCTGGGAGAACGCCCGCCGCCGCGGCCCCGGCAACGACTGGGTCGACGTCGCGCTGGCCTGCGAGGGCGTCATCACCCTGGCCGAGCTGGACACCTCGTGGTTCCTCGGCAACGCGCCCGGCACCGCCTCGCTCACCGGCCGCACCGCCGACGGCACCGAGGTCGAGCTGCTGCCGCGCACCCGGCTGCAGCCCGACACCCGGCACCAGTTCGTCCTCGACGGGACGACGGGCGTGAGCTCGGTGCGGCTGGACGTCTTCCCCGACGGCGGCATGGCCCGGTTGCGGCTCTGGGGCCGTCCCACCGTCGCCGGCCGCGCCGCGCTGGGACGGCGCTGGTTCGACGCGCTGCCCGACGTCCAGGCGCTGCAGGTGCTGGGCACCCTCGGCATCGACCCCTCCGAGGCCGGCCGCCTCATCGGCGCCCGCCCGCTGGGCACCGACGTCCCCGACGCCCTGCGCCCCCTCCTCGGCACCTGA
- a CDS encoding VOC family protein — protein MSGIAPYGMTFELQVGDLAAARAFYTALFGRPPELEPDEGLLEWAVVPGQETWLQVAGVAAPQPLRARLRFAVRDLPGTRDALLASGVEVSVAESVPGVVSWCDLDDPWGNRLGLYTDLSGS, from the coding sequence ATGAGCGGGATCGCGCCGTACGGGATGACCTTCGAGCTGCAGGTCGGCGACCTCGCGGCCGCCCGCGCCTTCTACACGGCGCTGTTCGGCCGGCCGCCCGAGCTGGAGCCGGACGAGGGCCTGCTCGAGTGGGCCGTCGTCCCCGGTCAGGAGACCTGGCTGCAGGTGGCGGGCGTGGCGGCACCGCAGCCCCTGCGCGCCCGGCTGCGCTTCGCCGTCCGCGACCTGCCCGGGACCCGGGATGCGCTGCTCGCCTCGGGGGTCGAGGTCTCGGTGGCCGAGTCGGTGCCCGGCGTCGTCTCCTGGTGCGACCTCGACGACCCGTGGGGCAACCGCCTGGGCCTGTACACAGACCTCTCCGGCAGCTGA
- the pucD gene encoding xanthine dehydrogenase subunit D, which yields MDGGIGSSVRRPDGPAKVRGEFSYAGDLTADGMLVGVTLRSPHPHARILRLDTAAARAMDGVHAVLTCDDVPGDRQFGLVLRDEPVLADGVVRYAGEPVAVVAAVDAATARRAARAVEVDYEVLPALTDPQLSLTAASVHPDGNVYRHVSYSCGDPDARGVVTVENTYRIGMQDPAFLAPEAGLARPTPDGGVAIEVATQWLHSDQRQIGWATGLPPEKVHVSLAGVGGAFGGREDVTLQVHACLLALATGRPVKIEYTREESFLAHRQRHPGTIWLRHSADADGRIVSVEGRVLLDGGAYASTSPVVITNTVTLLQGPYRVDNGRFEGWSVRTNNPSCGAMRGFGVPQAAFAHEAQLDALAAALGIDPVEIRLTNALQRGDVATFGQRFDAPTPVREVIEGLRAVPLPSGPAKPPGGVGRSGGGEVRRGVGWAVSIKNLAFSEGHVDESTAEVSLRDGHATVHTACAEVGQGFVTVAEQVARTVLGATSVDVVQPDTLVASAGSTSASRQTMASGTAVHRACLAVRDRMLGRVARAHGLDAATLTVADGVVCAAGRPLGPVATAAPGQTFRATEHFQHPATHPLGSGAGGMYVAFGFSAQRAVVDVDVELGLVSVVQIASCQDVGTVVNPTQLLGQIEGGIVQGMGLALMEEVVVVGGLITNPDLQDYLIPTIVDAPEIVSTYVTDPEPGMPHGWKGVGEPPLVTAVPVVAAAVRAATGLPLPAVPIRPEHIALGIGQAPTVTWTTPRAADPDRPRGPVVDEEPHDAPGTMAEEGAPAGG from the coding sequence ATGGACGGCGGGATCGGCAGCTCGGTCCGGCGGCCGGACGGGCCGGCGAAGGTGCGCGGCGAGTTCTCCTACGCCGGCGACCTCACCGCGGACGGGATGCTCGTCGGGGTCACGCTGCGGTCGCCGCACCCGCACGCCCGCATCCTCCGGCTCGACACCGCAGCGGCCCGGGCGATGGACGGCGTGCACGCCGTCCTCACCTGCGACGACGTGCCGGGTGACCGGCAGTTCGGGCTGGTGCTGCGCGACGAGCCGGTGCTCGCCGACGGCGTCGTGCGGTACGCCGGGGAGCCGGTGGCGGTCGTGGCCGCGGTCGACGCCGCCACCGCCCGCCGGGCCGCCCGCGCGGTCGAGGTCGACTACGAGGTGCTGCCGGCGCTCACCGACCCGCAGCTGTCACTGACCGCTGCCTCCGTCCACCCAGACGGCAACGTCTACCGGCACGTCTCCTACAGCTGCGGCGACCCCGACGCCCGCGGCGTGGTCACGGTGGAGAACACCTACCGGATCGGCATGCAGGACCCCGCCTTCCTCGCACCGGAGGCCGGCCTGGCCCGGCCCACCCCGGACGGCGGGGTGGCGATCGAGGTGGCGACCCAGTGGCTGCACTCGGACCAGAGGCAGATCGGCTGGGCGACCGGCCTGCCGCCGGAGAAGGTGCACGTGTCCCTCGCCGGCGTCGGCGGCGCGTTCGGCGGCCGCGAGGACGTGACCCTGCAGGTGCACGCCTGCCTGCTGGCGCTGGCCACCGGCCGTCCGGTGAAGATCGAGTACACCCGGGAGGAGTCCTTCCTCGCCCACCGGCAGCGGCACCCGGGCACCATCTGGCTGCGGCACTCCGCGGACGCCGACGGGCGGATCGTCAGCGTCGAGGGCCGGGTGCTGCTCGACGGCGGCGCCTACGCCAGCACCTCCCCGGTGGTCATCACCAACACCGTCACCTTGCTGCAGGGCCCCTACCGCGTGGACAACGGCCGGTTCGAGGGCTGGTCGGTGCGCACCAACAACCCCAGCTGCGGGGCGATGCGCGGGTTCGGCGTCCCGCAGGCGGCCTTCGCGCACGAGGCGCAGCTGGACGCGCTCGCCGCCGCCCTGGGCATCGACCCGGTGGAGATCCGGCTGACCAACGCCCTGCAGCGCGGCGACGTGGCCACCTTCGGGCAGCGCTTCGACGCCCCCACCCCCGTCCGCGAGGTCATCGAGGGGCTGCGCGCGGTCCCGCTGCCCAGCGGCCCGGCCAAACCGCCGGGCGGGGTCGGGCGGTCCGGCGGCGGGGAGGTGCGCCGCGGCGTCGGCTGGGCCGTCTCGATCAAGAACCTGGCCTTCAGCGAGGGCCACGTGGACGAGTCCACCGCCGAGGTGAGCCTGCGCGACGGGCACGCCACGGTGCACACCGCCTGCGCCGAGGTCGGCCAGGGCTTCGTCACCGTCGCCGAGCAGGTCGCCCGCACCGTGCTCGGCGCCACCAGCGTCGACGTCGTCCAGCCCGACACCCTGGTCGCCTCCGCCGGGTCGACCAGCGCCTCCCGGCAGACCATGGCCTCCGGGACGGCAGTGCACCGCGCCTGCCTCGCCGTCCGCGACCGGATGCTCGGCCGGGTCGCCCGCGCACACGGCCTGGACGCCGCCACCCTGACGGTCGCCGACGGCGTGGTCTGTGCCGCCGGTCGGCCGCTGGGGCCCGTCGCCACGGCGGCACCCGGTCAGACGTTCCGGGCCACCGAGCACTTCCAGCACCCGGCCACCCACCCGCTCGGCTCGGGCGCGGGCGGCATGTACGTGGCGTTCGGCTTCTCCGCGCAGCGGGCGGTGGTCGACGTCGACGTCGAGCTCGGGCTGGTCAGCGTCGTCCAGATCGCCTCGTGCCAGGACGTCGGCACGGTCGTGAACCCCACGCAGCTGCTCGGCCAGATCGAGGGCGGCATCGTGCAGGGCATGGGGCTGGCGCTGATGGAGGAGGTGGTGGTCGTCGGCGGGCTGATCACCAACCCGGACCTCCAGGACTACCTGATCCCCACGATCGTCGACGCCCCCGAGATCGTCTCCACCTACGTCACCGACCCCGAACCGGGCATGCCGCATGGCTGGAAGGGCGTCGGGGAGCCGCCGCTCGTGACCGCGGTGCCGGTGGTCGCCGCCGCCGTCCGTGCCGCGACCGGGCTGCCGCTGCCCGCGGTGCCGATCAGGCCCGAGCACATCGCCCTGGGCATCGGGCAGGCCCCGACCGTCACCTGGACGACGCCGCGCGCGGCCGACCCCGACCGCCCGCGCGGCCCTGTGGTCGACGAGGAGCCGCACGACGCTCCCGGCACGATGGCCGAGGAGGGCGCCCCGGCCGGCGGTTGA
- a CDS encoding (2Fe-2S)-binding protein gives MTAVEDPRPEVAGGTDGPDSSVTFALTVDGTAHEVTARWDESLLTVLRDRLGVRGPKTGCAHGRCGACAVKADLGDGGHVLCSCLVPAATAAGGTVETIASIGGPDGALSDVQEAFLAEGAVQCGICTSGFVTAATELLDTNPDPTRTEIEAALYGNLCRCTGYGRIVAAVETAARTRRGDA, from the coding sequence GTGACCGCCGTCGAGGACCCCCGACCGGAGGTCGCCGGGGGCACCGACGGACCGGACTCCTCCGTCACGTTCGCCCTCACCGTCGACGGGACGGCGCACGAGGTCACCGCCCGCTGGGACGAGTCGCTGCTGACCGTGCTGCGCGACCGGCTCGGCGTCCGGGGCCCCAAGACCGGCTGCGCGCACGGCCGGTGCGGCGCCTGCGCGGTGAAGGCCGACCTCGGCGACGGCGGGCACGTGCTGTGCTCCTGCCTGGTGCCCGCCGCGACCGCCGCCGGGGGCACCGTGGAGACCATCGCCTCGATCGGCGGCCCGGACGGCGCGCTGTCCGACGTCCAGGAGGCCTTCCTCGCCGAGGGCGCCGTGCAGTGCGGCATCTGCACGTCCGGGTTCGTCACCGCCGCGACCGAGCTGCTGGACACCAACCCCGACCCGACACGCACCGAGATCGAGGCCGCCCTCTACGGCAACCTCTGCCGCTGCACCGGCTACGGCCGGATCGTCGCCGCGGTGGAGACCGCTGCCCGCACCCGCCGCGGTGACGCCTGA
- a CDS encoding xanthine dehydrogenase family protein subunit M → MLLEAPRFVLPETLAEALAARAERPEAVVVAGGTEVMPDLLWRNRTAAGFLSLRRVAALRGTTTDGGDLVIGAGTPVAALTTAPDGGLRAAASSLGTPLVRTEATIGGNVVSALPYRNLLPTLLAGGATLELTSAAGTRVVPFDGFVTAPGVTGLREGELLTAVRLPAHVGFADYAKVGRRNAQFVATVSAAVVSRDGVARLAFGNAGPIPLRSDAVDTAATALLDGQATADDLRSTVAAAVDPPEDAVASADYRRHALGVLAVRLVTRAAVDAGLGS, encoded by the coding sequence GTGCTGCTGGAAGCTCCCCGGTTCGTCCTGCCCGAGACCCTCGCCGAGGCGCTGGCCGCCCGCGCCGAGCGCCCGGAGGCGGTCGTCGTCGCCGGCGGCACCGAGGTGATGCCCGACCTGCTCTGGCGGAACCGGACGGCGGCCGGCTTCCTCTCCCTGCGCCGCGTCGCGGCCCTGCGCGGGACGACGACCGACGGCGGCGACCTGGTCATCGGCGCCGGCACCCCGGTCGCCGCGCTCACCACCGCACCGGACGGCGGCCTGCGCGCGGCCGCGTCGTCGCTGGGCACGCCGCTGGTGCGCACCGAGGCCACGATCGGCGGCAACGTGGTGAGCGCGCTCCCCTACCGCAACCTGCTGCCCACGCTGCTGGCCGGCGGCGCCACCCTCGAGCTGACCTCGGCCGCCGGCACCCGCGTCGTCCCCTTCGACGGCTTCGTCACCGCGCCCGGCGTCACCGGGCTGCGCGAGGGGGAGCTGCTGACCGCCGTCCGGCTGCCGGCGCACGTCGGGTTCGCCGACTACGCCAAGGTCGGCCGGCGCAACGCCCAGTTCGTCGCCACCGTCAGCGCGGCGGTCGTCTCCCGGGACGGCGTCGCCCGGCTGGCGTTCGGCAACGCCGGCCCCATCCCGTTGCGCTCGGACGCCGTCGACACCGCCGCGACCGCCCTGCTCGACGGCCAGGCGACCGCCGACGACCTGCGGTCCACGGTCGCCGCCGCGGTCGACCCACCGGAGGACGCGGTCGCCTCGGCCGACTACCGCCGGCACGCCCTCGGGGTGCTCGCCGTCCGGCTGGTCACCCGGGCGGCCGTCGACGCGGGGCTGGGCTCGTGA
- a CDS encoding 8-oxoguanine deaminase, with protein MTADLLVHDAELIATVDDARREIAGGWVAVTDGVVSGLGGPGDPQPDAVRRIDARGCLVTPGLVNTHHHLYQNLTRAYAPALTGGLFEWLVTLYPLWARLDEEAAHVSAYVGLAELALSGCTTSTDHSYVHPRGAGDLISAEVAAARELGVRFHPTRGSMSLSVKDGGLPPDSVVQDDDEILADSQRLVELHHDRSATAMTRIALAPCSPFSVSTELMARTAELAETLDVRLHTHLAETQDEDAFCLATFGRRPVDYLADVGWMTSRTWLAHVVWPSESEIVRLGAAGVGAAHCPSSNMILGSGLAPVAELRAAGAPVGLGVDGSASADSASLWLEARTAMLQGKLRHGAAAMSARDALEIATRGGAACLGRTGEIGQLSVGACGDLAVWSLEGVRFAGALSDPVEAWLRCGPVSAQETVVGGRVVVEGGVVAHPGLDEQLAVHRRVSARMQAALD; from the coding sequence GTGACCGCTGACCTGCTCGTGCACGACGCCGAGCTGATCGCCACCGTGGACGACGCCCGCCGGGAGATCGCCGGGGGGTGGGTCGCGGTCACCGACGGGGTGGTCAGCGGCCTGGGCGGACCGGGCGACCCGCAGCCCGACGCCGTCCGGCGGATCGACGCCCGCGGTTGCCTGGTCACGCCGGGGCTGGTCAACACGCACCACCACCTGTACCAGAACCTGACCCGCGCCTACGCGCCCGCGCTGACCGGCGGGCTGTTCGAGTGGCTGGTGACGCTCTACCCGCTGTGGGCGCGGCTGGACGAGGAGGCGGCCCACGTCAGCGCGTACGTGGGGCTGGCCGAGCTGGCGCTGTCGGGCTGCACGACCTCGACCGACCACTCCTACGTGCACCCGCGCGGCGCCGGCGACCTGATCAGCGCCGAGGTGGCCGCGGCCCGCGAGCTCGGCGTCCGGTTCCACCCCACGCGGGGCTCGATGTCGCTGTCGGTCAAGGACGGTGGCTTGCCACCGGACTCCGTCGTCCAGGACGACGACGAGATCCTGGCCGACTCGCAGCGGCTGGTCGAGCTGCACCACGACCGGTCGGCGACGGCGATGACCCGGATCGCGCTGGCGCCGTGCTCGCCGTTCAGCGTCTCGACGGAGCTGATGGCCCGTACCGCGGAGCTCGCCGAGACCCTCGACGTCCGGCTGCACACCCACCTGGCCGAGACCCAGGACGAGGACGCGTTCTGCCTGGCCACCTTCGGCCGGCGGCCGGTCGACTACCTGGCCGACGTCGGCTGGATGACCTCGCGGACCTGGCTGGCGCACGTGGTCTGGCCCTCTGAGTCAGAGATCGTGCGGCTGGGGGCGGCGGGGGTCGGGGCGGCGCACTGCCCGTCGTCGAACATGATCCTGGGCAGCGGTCTCGCCCCGGTCGCCGAGCTGCGGGCGGCGGGCGCCCCGGTCGGGCTGGGCGTGGACGGCTCGGCATCGGCGGACTCCGCGTCGCTGTGGCTGGAGGCCCGGACGGCGATGCTGCAGGGCAAGCTGCGGCACGGCGCGGCCGCGATGTCGGCGCGGGACGCCCTGGAGATCGCCACCCGCGGCGGGGCGGCGTGCCTCGGGCGGACGGGCGAGATCGGGCAGCTCTCGGTCGGGGCGTGCGGCGACCTGGCGGTCTGGTCACTGGAGGGAGTGCGGTTCGCCGGTGCGTTGTCGGACCCGGTCGAGGCGTGGCTGCGGTGCGGGCCGGTGTCGGCACAGGAGACCGTCGTCGGCGGGCGGGTGGTGGTCGAGGGTGGCGTCGTGGCGCACCCGGGGCTGGACGAGCAGCTCGCCGTGCACCGGCGGGTGTCGGCGCGCATGCAGGCCGCGCTGGACTGA